The following coding sequences are from one Oncorhynchus nerka isolate Pitt River linkage group LG6, Oner_Uvic_2.0, whole genome shotgun sequence window:
- the LOC115130896 gene encoding F-box/LRR-repeat protein 12 codes for MADFRTSTLDYFPENILIDILSYLGVRELIRSGRVCKRWRRLVKDQRLWRVVDLTAWKGVTSRMLWVLLRQYLGTGLRCLRLRGLLLSARGGAFLSESWLKALSSRCPRLRSLSLLHADLRGLHSCQLLPTTLQVLELRGCELPQGFFTQTPLSPEKQAGMASTAATQQQGRVQTGKVPASTSGIAIETMVLDNVPSFTDQHLQSLASWLRLSRLELRNVLRVTAEGLRRSAAQETDSGLNGLSRLKYLEIGHFGRPGAQLQMASLGLGVGWLGLEELSLGGKEVGPGLLSASRLRDLKRLRLRCCKLREMQVLRSCRTLRDLRRLEFCEVFFQVCPKTPEREGEVERQGEGEEGREGGTDSGDDKLEENDPVPSLRRSLAALLPQCALVFTNCTVTITSD; via the exons ATGGCAGACTTCAGAACTTCTACCCTCGATTACTTTCCAGAGAACATTTTAATTGATATTTTATCATATTTAGGTGTGCGAGAGCTCATCCGATCAGGAAG GGTGTGTAAGAGATGGAGACGTCTTGTAAAAGACCAAAGATTATGGCGAGTTGTTGATCTAACTGCATGGAAAGGG GTGACATCTCGCATGCTGTGGGTTCTTCTACGCCAGTATCTGGGCACTGGGCTCCGATGCCTGCGGCTGCGTGGCTTGCTGCTCTCTGCTAGAGGTGGGGCCTTTCTCTCAGAGTCCTGGCTCAAGGCTTTGTCCTCCAGGTGTCCCCGTCTGCGTAGTCTTTCCCTGCTGCACGCAGACCTGAGAGGCTTGCACAGTTGCCAGCTCCTGCCCACAACACTGCAGGTCCTAGAGTTGCGTGGCTGCGAGCTACCACAGGGCTTTTTCACCCAGACCCCACTCAGTCCTGAGAAACAAGCTGGAATGGCATCAACCGCTGCTACTCAGCAACAGGGACGTGTTCAAACTGGGAAAGTGCCTGCCTCCACATCAGGGATTGCCATTGAGACGATGGTCCTTGACAACGTGCCCTCCTTCACAGACCAGCACCTGCAGAGTCTGGCGTCTTGGTTGAGGCTTAGCCGCCTAGAGCTCCGCAACGTCCTTCGTGTCACCGCGGAAGGCCTTAGGCGCAGTGCCGCCCAAGAAACCGACTCAGGCTTAAACGGGCTCTCCAGGCTCAAGTACCTGGAGATAGGGCACTTTGGGCGGCCGGGCGCCCAGCTGCAAATGGCCTCCCTGGGGCTCGGAGTGGGCTGGCTGGGCCTAGAGGAACTAAGCCTTGGCGGTAAGGAGGTGGGACCAGGCCTGCTGTCCGCCAGCCGTCTGAGGGACCTGAAGCGCCTGCGCCTGAGATGCTGCAAGCTGAGAGAGATGCAGGTGCTACGTAGCTGCAGGACACTGCGGGACCTGCGCAGGTTGGAGTTCTGCGAGGTGTTCTTCCAAGTTTGCCCAAagacaccagagagagagggggaggtggagaggcagggagagggtgaggaggggagggagggtggcaCAGATAGTGGTGATGATAAACTGGAGGAGAATGACCCCGTGCCAAGTCTGCGCCGCTCACTTGCTGCTCTGCTGCCACAATGTGCACTGGTGTTCACCAACTGCACCGTTACAATAACCTCAGACTAG